Within Quercus lobata isolate SW786 chromosome 5, ValleyOak3.0 Primary Assembly, whole genome shotgun sequence, the genomic segment ATACAGCTATTACAAGACTGGGAACAGAAACTTGGTCATTGCTGATAGCTTGCAAAGCGGCCCTTTTGATAGATTCAGAGGTGAAGAGTAGCAAATCCTTCCATCAATGACAAAACATTCACAAGAAAGAAGGTTAGTTCTCAATCATACAAGCACAGATAGCTCAAACCTACATATAACCAAGTACATAATGCTCTTCCATGCTAAGGTGATGTATTGGCATgtcgtaagcaaaagaaaaaaaaatgacatggaACACCCAACCACACAGCCCACACCATTAAATTCATCTTGAGAAGATTAATTTCACATAATGCACATGTCCCTTGCTTGATTTTCAACCACAGAAAAACCTGCTAAAATAACTGCCATAGCCACCATTCAGATCCTGGTCCCTAGCATTTGATAATGCAACTTCTTTACTAATAAAATATCTTCAACTGAAATAAGAGACATATTACACGATTACATTGACCCTCATAAAAACAGTATGGAATGGCATACTTTGGTCAGATCCTCAAACAGAAGACAATGCTGCATCAGGTTAGACTAAAATGGATGCAAATTTGACTACCTAGGCACACCAAAGATAACATCTAGAAAAGAAAAGCAGGTTAGGGATGCAACAAATAATTTTCCACCAATACAAAGGTCAAACTCTGGGCTTTGTTTAGcacaaagacaaagacaaaaacaaaaaactcaaaatgcaactaacaaatagaaaaaaaaaatcataaaacaatTGATATAAATCTGTATGTATGTTTTTAGTTGCATACATTGTTCATTAGTCATTACTTATTTAACTTCTATCCttcacttattaaaaaaatgcagatGCAAAGAGAGGGGCAGAAGCTAATATGATTAGATCTTAGAAACAAGAAAAGataattcttttttccaattGATTCTACATTTAACCAACTATGATCTTTACCTGGCAATGTTGACTAAAGCCGTTCTAACCACTTTGAGAGGATCTATGATTCTCTCCTCCACCATGTCAACATATACACCTGTTTTGCacaaaaactattattaaataaatgtcCAGGAAAGTATTAAATAAACAGCTTTAAACAATCATCACTTGATATTAGTCCAGGTGTTGAGACAAATATagaaaaactagaaaagaaaagaaagagaaacaagatCCACGTGCAATAAATTGGATAATTCAACTTTCATAAGAATTCTCAATATAAACATGTTGGAAAGTTTTCCATTCTCAATAATTCAACTTTCATACAATGCACAAGGCTTTGTGGACACTCCCCATTCCTACAGGGTCTGGACACAGACATTTCCATGTTCTTTTTATTGGACAGAAAAGGCCCCAACTCAGACAACATGAAATTTCCTACAATATTTTGCTTTACTATAGACCAAAAATCCCCGAGATAGGAGCCCGAGCGCCAATAAGAGAAGAATTGAATCCCAGAAATAAGAAAAGGGATGCGAAATTGTAAAGTTGGCTACGATGGTAATTCTTGTAGCAAATAAAAGAACTAACCTTTAGCAGCATCAAAACCCAAATTATGATTATCTTGTTCCAACAATTTGCCAATAACCAGTGCACCATCAAAACCAGCATTGGAGGCTATTGTGAATGCAGGTGCCTAAAGCAAATCAAAATGCTCACTGTCAGTATTTAACTACAAATAAACACCAAGGTAGATGCTGGCTGAggaaattcaataaataaaacctttgaaaatgaagttttgtgagtaaagttgagttgaatttgagtattaaaaataaaaactaaaaagtcaatgggacaaccaaaaaaaataaaggtaagaGCTTTATACCACTATAGGGAGGTCATCAGAATTGTGATTTCACCCATGCATGTAGCACTAAGTGCATTTCTAATGTGTCAAAATTATTGATCAAAAAATTGGCAAACAATTCATCCAAATGAATAGCACActgaataaaaattttgaaaataaataaggaattaAAGAGAAAAGCCAAACGCATACCTCTGCACATCTTTCTTCAATCAGCTTCTTATCCCCACCCCCATGTAGAATTATTGTGTCATTAAGAAGGACAGACAcctgttattttattttacttttttgaagtTAGTTGTGTCCcaaagaaattcaaatataGCACCATAGCACACTCTgcacaaaaacataaaccttTTTTGCAGTCCCAAGCATTTCAAATTGAACTTTGTCAAGGGTTAAACCATGGTCTTCAGTGATAACCTGTACAATAAAGGTCTtagcataaaaagaaaaatataaaagagaaaagaaaagaaaaaaaaactctgcATATtataagtgtgtgtgtgtgtgtgtatatatatatatatataaatataaattaagatGGCAAGATCATCTAAGTTTGCTCTTCTATTTTCCCCAAAACTAGGAGCTTTGATTGCACAAACCTAAACACATGAAATTGCACTTTTAAATTATGAAAGTTGACACTACAACAAGCAGAATTAATGTCAAAACATCTTGATAATGaagaaattaaattacaatTGAAGTAATACCAGACCTTAAATATGTATAGGCGCTCATCAAACTGAGTTACAAGTTAATACCTgttcataaaatatttaaaaaggtATCATTTGATAGAAGTCTGGCATTGCTTTTAAGATCAAAGCCAGCAGCAGCGTCACGGCGAGATGGGTGTCGCGTGGTGGGTGTGGGTGTCGCGTGGGTTTGCGAGATGGGTCTCGCCGCCCTCGCGTGGTGGCGGCGTCGTGGGCAGTAGCATTTTttcttaggttttcttttctttttttcttttgtttttccgtttggaCTTTGGAGAGGAGACTGGAGTCTACGGTCGGATTGCTGGGTTTACATTTTTGGActaaactccttttttttttttttttttttttttttaacatgtggGCTGGCCGGGTGGGTTAATGGTTTCCAATTTCAAAGGGGGCCCAAGTTTTTTGTAAGGTGGCCCAAGTccttttttattgaaaattaacctacttaaaaaaaaaattgggcccaAGGGGCTGGGCCCCTACTTGTGTCTGTCCCTGACCCTACGAAACcaataggaaaacaaaaacaaaacaagattaaTAACAATTCAACGATACAAAAGCCAAACGGCAAAAAACCTAAATGGAAAACTAAAGAATAAGGATGAGACATACTGAGATTTTAGTAATAAGAAACGGTGGAGACTTCGAACAAAAgggcagagaaagagaggaaaattgGTGGCTGTTATCACTGACATTGAAGGAAAGAAGATTTGGGATGAACTAGGGTTTTTCTTAGGCGTAGGATCTTGTGGGCTTTTCAGCTTATGgaccaaaaattgaaaattcaaaaaaataaaattgtaggCGAGAAGGATTCGAATCAGAGTTGCTCGACAAAAAATATACCAACTTCCCATCATGTAGATTCGAACAAAGTATAGAGATGAAAATTGACCTTTTAACAACCAATTATGTTCAAATTACATGTTccaatattttatagaaataaaTACCAAATGGCTTTAGAATAacgagtttgtataaattttgcgaaacccaaagagagagagagataagtgCTTTGTGGCACTGATAAGTTTTCAACAACGAAAACATTTCATTGCTATTAGGGCTCTCTTAAACTTAGCTAGTGGAGGCTCTACTGACTCAAATGAGGCTCACACTTATCATTGTGGTCGATATGCTAAACTCTcaatgacaaaattattttgataatttttttaaaaggactGGGTTGTTCATTTTTGGTAAAATCGGTCAATTgtgcttaattgtttttagttttttataggtaatttttgttattgtggaatttttttgggatgtttattttgttttagatgggtctaaatataataataattttatgaaacaaaattGCATAGACACTTTAGTTGGGGTGGTTATACTCGTGTCAGACACAATCATTTGACACTTCCACACATGTGGATCTAATGAAAAtgcctaaaatatatataacctGGTGTAATAGCCTTGATTGATGACTATTTCATACTGGATCTGTAGTTTCAATTCAAGTGTttactgaaaattttaaaattgttaacaATTTTTGTATTGGATTTTTTGCATAACTTGCTAATTGTATAGTCACCCTATTTCCAACCTTAGACACCACAATAAACACACAACTGTGATTAAGTTACAGATGttgtataagaacaattatAGAGCAAATAAGGTTATACATCTTtgattttatagtatatattgatgatgcatagaaaatcagtaggctgaataCTTCGGACTTCAATGGGCTTGAGATTGCTTGGAAggcttgaaaagaaagaagcacaaGATCAAAGGTGACCAGAGTGAACTGGTCAAGAACTCtttgatgcttaagttagttttctcTCTTGAACTCAGGAATTCCAACTCTATAAGTGgtgaaaaacttactttgattTCATATGGCTGGGTTCTTTTATAGTGAGCTTTGGAGTGAttacttgtttagtaacttCCTCAACACAGATGGAAGTTAGAAGGTTTAAACTTAACTTCTACAATTGCCATTAGAAGTTAAGAACTTAGTGAGAAGTTAGAGTGATGAACAAGAATTTTGCTCGTACTTCAAAATAGTAGAACGTGGTCCGAATCATAAGCTTTTGGATATAGATTTACtccaaaaatttctaagtgtttggCGGTCGTCCAGGTGACTCCATGTTGGATGATCTTTTGCACTCGGATGACCTTTCTGGTCTTGAACGACACTATGGATGAATTGGAGATAGTCTAATTTTTGGTTCACCATCAtatgtaaataataaaaatataaacatcaaGAAAATGACctcaactatgttattttataggGAGGTATGCCCCTAAATGTGATGAAAGCTACCAAGGGAGATACGTAGGAAGTTAATTGgtatattcaaatatttgtgGAAGAAACCAAGATAATTCTAGCTGATATTTTTGTGTGAACAAGAGTAATTATTGTGGTTGGGCTAATTTCAtggggtgatttttttttttttggttttcgattttagatctaaattttttaataactttataaaaaattactattgtGATTAgcggttattagtaagtaaaaaagtgaccTTAGTGATAAGcctaaatgtaaaattatggtcagatgtgagaaaagaactatcacatgtgatgttagaattGCAAAATGTGAAGATGGAACCGTTAAGTGTGAAAAAACAGTAAaggaaccacccaatgtgaaaaaagaattgcacatgtgatgttgaaactgcacaatgtgaggatgaaaccgttaaatgtgggaaaaaaaaataagagaaccaacaaatgtgacaaaagaactgtcacatgtgatattggaactacacaatgtgaggatgaaaccgtcaaatgtaagaaaaaagtaagggaaccatcaaatgtgacaaaagaattgtcacatgcgatgttagaactgcacaatgtaaGAATGAAaccgtcaagtgtgagaaaaaagtaaaggaaccacctaatatgacaaaagaactatcatatgtgatgttggaattgcacaatgtaaggatgaaactgtcaaatgtgagaaaaaaagtaaatgaaccaccaaatgtgagaaaaaaattgtcacatatgatgttggaactacacaatgtgagaatgaaatcgccaaatgtgataaaaaaagtaagggaactaccaaatgtgaaAAAGGAActgtcacatatgatgttggaactgcacaatatgaggatggaaccgttaagtgtgagaaaaaagtaaggaaactgCCCAATGTAACAAaaaaactgtcatatgtgatattagaaccgcacaatgtgaggatgaaatcgtcaaatgtgagaaaaaaagtaagggaaccaccaaatgtgagaaaaaattgttacatgttatgttggaactgcacaatatgaggatagaactgtcaaatgtgataaaaaaaagtaaggaaaccaccaaatgtgagaaaaaaactgtcacatgtgatattggaactgcacaacATGAGgatagaaccgtcaaatgtgataaaaaaatatgggaaccaccaaatgtgagaaaagaattgtcacatgtgatgttggaactacacaatgtgagaatagaaccgtcaaatgtgagaaaaaagtaaggaaaccaccgaatgtgagaaaataattgtcacatgtgatgttggaactgtacAATATGAGAATAGAACTGTCAAGTGTGAggaaaaagtaaggaaaccatcaaatatgagaaaagaactgtcatatgtgatgttggaattacacaatgtgaggatggaactatcaagtatgagaaaaaagtaaggaaaccgcctaatgtgacaaaagaactgtcatatgtgatattagaactgcacaatatgaggatgaaaTCGTCAAGTGTGaggaaaaagtaagggaaccacccaatgtgacaaaaaaactgTCATATGTAATATTGGAACCACACAATGTGaagatggaaccgtcaaatgtgggaaaaaaaaagagtaagggaaccactaaatgtgaaaaaaaaaattgtcacatgtgatgttagaactgcacaatgtgaaaatgtaaccgtcaaatgtgagaaaaaagtaaaggaatcacCAAATATgtgaaaagaactgtcacatgtgatgttggaactgtacaatgtgagaatgaaattgtcaagtgtgagaaaaaagtaaaggaagtacccaatgtgacaaaaaaactgtcatatgtgatgttggaaccacacaatgtgaggatagaatCGCCAAATGTtaggaaaaaaagagtaaagaaaccaccaaatgtgagaaaaaaactgtcacatgtgatgttggaattgcacaatgtgaggatgaaaccatcaaatatgagaaaaaaagtaaaggagccaccaaatgtaagaaaaaaactgtcacatgtgatgttggaactgcacaatgtgaggatgaaaccatcaaatatgagaaaaaaagtaaaggagccaccaaatgtaagaaaaaaaactgtcacatgtgatgttggaactgtataatgtgaggatgaaaccatcaaatgtgagaaaaaaaaaaaggtaacggaatcaccaaatgtgaaaaaaaaaactatcacataTGATGTTGAAACTGTACAATGTAaggatggaaccatcaaatgtgaaaaaaaaaaagtaaaagaaccactaaatgtgaaaaaaaatactgtTACATATGATGTTGGAACCAAGGTTATTAAACCCggaccggaccgtacggtccgaccgGAAAACCCGGGAACCGTTCAGATTCACGGTCCATTTAAGGTAAGGAACCGTTCCATGAGAAAAAAGCATGGAACCGTCCGGACCGCGGTCCGACCGTCCGGGTCTGTGAACCGTGACCGGTTCACACGGTTCGGACGGTTCCCTAatttcagccttttttttttttttttcccctatacGGCGTcgttccaccttttttttttttaaccctatCTCAAAAATCACTCTTAGCCTCACTCTGAAACcctctctcaatcactctcaatcctcactcgtctctgcctctctcaaaaatcactctcaatcctcactctctcaagtctcaatcactctctcgtctCTGCCTCTCCCTCATCACCGTCGCACTGTCGCAGCTCAGCCCAGATTTCTTCCTcaatcctcactctctcaatcactctctcccTCGTCGCCGTCGCACTGTTGCAGCTCAGCCCAGATctcttcctcactctctcaaagtctcaatcactctctcgtctTTACCTCTCTCCCTCGTTGCCATCGCACCTCAACCCAGATCGCAGCTCACTCTGTGCCTCGTCGCCGTCGTTGGTACTTTaatctgttttttctttgttaatatttgcaagttgattgtggatgatgatatagatttGAAGTGTTGGTGTGTAAATTGATTTGGGtcaattgaaaattgattgtggatgatgatatagatcTGAAGTGTTGGTGTATGTGAAGACAAGGCTTGTGATATTATTgtaattgtgaaaattgattTGGGTCAATTGGTGTTTCTGTTTGCCAAAATTACTTTGTTGTGTCTGCAACTTCTtgctgcatgttttttttttgtattttttattgctgttggtttcaataatatttacatTATTCTCAAATCATTTGCCCCATTACTAAAAGCAATCTCAACATAATTGAAATCCCAGAATTAACATAGCATCTGAATATGCTAGATTTCAAATTTACTTAACTACAGCTATCAGaccacatattaataaaaaaataaaaagagaagaagaaaaatgaccCTCAAGAATAGAACAGGTGGACCATGGACCTGTTTCAAAATGAGTTCAGTGATAGAACAGGCAGACGCCTTATAGTATCTTAACTAGCTTTTTCTTATGATGGTGTCCTGAAAACAATTGGCCCTAATGTCTCACATACTTGACAAgcacaatgaagaagaaatgactaatcaaaatgtgaaacaaaagtaagctagtcaaagtgagaagaagcaaaaacagtgtgaaacaaaagtaagctaatagctagtcaaagtgagaagaagcaaaaacagtAATACAAGTACCAATGACTTGCAGAAACCCTGTGCTTTCCTAGATAAGAAGACATTATTCTCAGAAACTCTATGCTTTCCCAACAATACAAgttaattatttagttttttttttttttgggtctgttGCATAATGAGAAGGTTCTGTGGAAAGTTGAAAAGGAAAAGTGAATGTGGGATTAGGATGTTTTAGGGATCAGTTTTTGTATTATGGTTCAATTAACTTGTGGAAAGGATGTtacatttgaaaagtttttttgtctagtgacttgtttctttcatgcattttttatgGGAAGGAGTTTTTTTTGTCTAGTGTGTAACAATGTGTAATTGTGTACTGTATTTTCGtaagttttatgtattttttagaaataagcttttctaaatgaattaggctattttagttaatttttctatttttttattaatttaatgtttttatatatatttaaaataattattaaattaattatgacgtcatcacggttcgacctcggtccaacctcaaaacccttgaacctctctcttttacggttcaatgaacggtccggatCTGAAAACTTtggttggaactgcacaatgtgaggatggaacagtcaaatgtgagaaaaaagtaagggaaccaccaaatgtgagaaaataactgtcatatgtgatgttggaattgcacaatatgaggatgaaaccattgaatgtgagaaaaaaaataagggaaccacccaatgtgacaaaagaactatcatatgtgatgttggaatcgcacaatgtgaggatgaaactatcaaatgttagaaaaaaagaactaagggaaccaccaaatgtgagaaaaaactattacatgtgatattggaactacaaaatgtgagaatggaaccgtcaaatgtgagaaaaaagtaagaaaaccaacaaatgtgagaaaagaactttTACATGTGATGTTgtaactacacaatgtgaggatgtaACCgccaagtgtgagaaaaaagtaacctGGTATAATAGGTTACCTACTAGTGGATACCGTaccccccctttttttggggggtaccGTAGAATTACTCATCCAAAATAATattctaaatacaatttagtATACAATACAACTATATTATATAATAGTATAAAACCATTATAAAATAGGTAAGATAACAACTATTGAATACATAaactaatataattaaattattaatcatacatttttgtcaaattaataataacttattatatttatatgtaatatcaattatatagaaatatatgataaagaaggAGAAGACTAGTAACACACTTAGGAGTAGGACTAGGAGTAAatgtgaaactaagaaaaaatagtaactcatataagtttttgcttttgaagtggATGACTTCTTAACCATACACATAGACATAGTCACTCTCTTAGAATtggagataaaaagaaaaacttagaaaaaaaatagatgggAGAAACATAGATAGAAAGAATGAGGAAAATATTACAGATATGGATACAGATTTGTTGGTTATAATagtgatataatttttttgttaatgaagGAGAAAAGTGCAAGGAAAAACAACTTCATTTTGTTGTCAACTGCAAAATAAGCTAGAATCCtagaaagaatatatatatatatatatatatatatttaatgaatgagcaaaatttttggaactgacacaatactttcaaaaaatttccacAATAAAATCTAGGTAACCAATTGTTAAAGGTAGATAAAAAAATCTTGTTAGTTGTGGGTCCAAATAAAAAGCAGTTACACTTTGCCacatattattgtaaaaatattgtgaaattaaaattaagatgaTCATAATCTAACTTCAAGCTTATTTCAACTaggattaaacaaaatttaggattaaggtgttcaaatttttattttacggggtcaaaatgaaaaaattaaaaaattaaaaaaaaaatatatatataaaatttttgtttgggccAGGTCAGGGGGTTAGTGAAGCTCAACAACTACTCATTTGACCTAAAAAGTTTCTCTGTAGCTAAGAAAGTCTTCCAAACTTCTCTTAGGCAGTAGAATAGCCGTACCTTCTACGAAGGTTGTTTCTGTTCTCCACGATCTAACAGTGTTAGTTCGTTGGCTAGTTGGGTTTTTTCTTCAAGGGAATTGGGAAACACATTGTCTTTCGTTAACTTTCTTACCACTGCCTAGAGAAATAATTGACATGGAAGAACTATCACAATGTTGGACAAAATTATCGTTATCGGAGAGAGAGGGACCCGGTTGTTATTTGGAAGACGAATTCAGTTCCAAAGAACACATCATAGCAGCAAAATTCCTTACGAAACGGGCTCTTAATATTGAGGCAATTGCAAAAACGTTTACCCCATTGTGGCGTTCTAGAAGTGGATTCAAGATCAAAAATCTGGGTGATCATGTGctccttttcatttttgaaaatgaatatgAAGTAGAGAAGGTACTTAACGCTGAGCCATGGAGTTTTGATAAGCACTTGGTGTTTATGCAGAAATATGACAAGAGTATGGCAATGGAAGAACTGAAATTTGAGAAGACTCGTTTTTGGGTGCAAGTTCATGGACTCCCCTACAAATTTATGAATGTTAAGGCGGCTGAGAAAATCTGTGAGGTTGTTGGGAAAATTGTACACTCTACCGATCCAGCCGAAACGGAGGGGGGCAACTTTATGAGGATTCGTGTAGAGATGGATGTTTCTTTACCCCTTTGCCGTGGTCGAGTAGTGTCTAtggagaaaggaaaaaaatcttGGGTCACTTTCAAATACGAACGTTTACCAAATATTTGTTATTGGTGCGGCAAAATGGATCATTCGGATCGCGATTGTGAGATTTGGTTGGAGAGTGAAGGAAGTCTAGCAGAAACACAAAAGCAGTTTGGACCTTCATTACGTGCCCCACCATTTTTTCCGTCCAAACGAAGTGTGGTGGCGGTTCCTGGTTTTTACAGCCAAAAACGCTCAACCACAAAGCCTTATGTAACTGAAACCGGACCTGAAGAAAGAGGAGAGACCAGTGAAGGATTACAGGCCGTGGAGGAGACCACGGTGGCGCAAAAACTGGGTTCATCGGACAGCGCATTCAATGCTCATTCAGGGGAGAAAACTGATACAATTAATGAGCCGATTTACTCAGGAAACGGTTACGTTGAAGATCAAATTCAAGAACCTAATATCTCTCCCCATAATCCGGACAGATTTAATGCAGAGAATTCAGGGAGCAATTATCACGGAATGAGTGGGGATAGCTGTCCATTATGTCCAACGGATTCAATTGGAATTATTCCAATTAATAATCCAATTAAATGCTCCAAATATGCTGAATCATTGGAGGCGGCTCACCCTTACCCTAATGCTCACACGTCCATCCCAAACTCCATGTCACGTGAGAACCATGAGGTAACTAgggcaacaaaaaaaattggcaCGTGGACAAGGCTGGACAGAAGCAAGATTACGCAGCTGGTTGCTCAGGCAGATCCCATAGGTTCATGCAAACGAAAATTCTCTACAATTGATGATCATTCTGAATTACCTTGCAACAAGAAACAGGTTCTgaaggatgatgatgatttctTTTCTGAAATGGTGGAGGCTGTTGATCAGCCCCGCCAGGAGCCATGAATCTCTTAGtatggaactgtcgtgggcttgggaacctacgTACAGAGAAGGAGCTTGGAAACATTATCcgggcaaaagatccctctgtcgtgtttttagccgaaacatggGCAGATGAAGCTAGGCTAGAACGAGTTCTTCGCAATATAAACTTTGATCAAAAGTGGGAGGTATGCAGTGGGAGGAGAGGTGGAGGATTAGTgctattttggaaaaatgatGTTCATGTAACTATTGAGGATTCACATAGATATTTTATTGATGTAACCCTagataaaaataaggaaacgGAATGGAGATTTACTGGTTTCTATGGAGAGCCTGAAACTCACCGAAGAATGGAGGCTTGGAATAAGTTGAGGGGCTTGAATAACAGACCAGAAATTCCATGGCTTTGTGCGggggatttcaatgaaattagtAGACAAGAAGAAAAATTGGGGGGAGCAATGAGAAGTCATAACCAAATGCAACAATTCCGAGATGTTATTGATGAATGTGGTTTCATTGATTTGGGGTTTAAGGGATCAAAATTTACTTGGAGCAAACACTTTGCTGATGGTCATTCAATTTGGGAAAGGTTGGATAGAGGATTGGGGAATAGTGAGTTCCTCATACGA encodes:
- the LOC115988570 gene encoding chaperonin CPN60-like 2, mitochondrial — encoded protein: MLGTAKKVSVLLNDTIILHGGGDKKLIEERCAEAPAFTIASNAGFDGALVIGKLLEQDNHNLGFDAAKGVYVDMVEERIIDPLKVVRTALVNIARICYSSPLNLSKGPLCKLSAMTKFLFPVLRTTLLLVGFSAGR